The following proteins are co-located in the Castanea sativa cultivar Marrone di Chiusa Pesio chromosome 8, ASM4071231v1 genome:
- the LOC142606014 gene encoding uncharacterized protein LOC142606014, whose translation MSFKEEDARGVKQPHNDPLVIMLTIEGFNTKRILVDNGISADIIYLTAFQQLKLDPGRLRPFDSPLISFSGDKVYPKGIVTLTITVGTYPRQLTRQLDFLVVDYPSSYNVIIERPTLNQWKLATSTYCLKVKFPIENGVGEIKGD comes from the coding sequence ATGTCTTTCAAGGAGGAAGATGCAAGGGGAGTGAAGCAGCCTCATAACGACCCCTTAGTCATAATGCTCACGATAGAAGGATTCAATACCAAGAGAATCCTCGTGGACAATGGAATTTCTGCAGACATCATCTACCTTACTGCTTTCCAACAGCTGAAGCTAGATCCAGGAAGACTACGCCCATTTGACTCCCCCCTCATCAGTTTCAGTGGAGACAAAGTATATCCCAAGGGCATAGTGACATTAACAATAACAGTGGGGACCTACCCTAGGCAGTTAACCCGTCAATTAGATTTCTTGGTGGTAGACTACCCCTCATCTTACAATGTGATTATTGAGAGGCCCACACTTAACCAATGGAAGTTAGCCACATCTACTTATTGCCTAAAGGTAAAGTTCCCAATTGAGAATGGTGTTGGTGAGATAAAAGGAGATTAG
- the LOC142606907 gene encoding uncharacterized protein LOC142606907, which produces MKVRYGGIQGGFAEICRREMGFTKPRCFARRFCASEVLVKQINLYCKLSGHEGCVNDVDFSSTGDLLVSGSDDKQVIFWNWETKTKQFSYPSGHLDNIFQTRIIPFTDDRKIVTSSSDGQVRLGQVLEDGRVDTKMLGMHQGRVHKLALEPGSPHILYSCGEDSFVQHFDLRSSSATKLFCCSSLTENSKRPPKNIKLNAIVIDPRNSNYIAVGGSDEYARVYDLRKCQLNASSNLDRPVNKFCPRHLIATNNFHITGLSYSNTSELLVSYNDELIYLFQKYMGLGPSSSSAPTEDLLKNEEPQVYLGHRNSKTVKGVSFFGPNDEYVLSGSDCGHIFIWKKKGAKLVRLMVGDRHVVNHLAPHPHIPILATCGIEKSVKLWAPISSDAPPMPANAEEIMESNRQGREDHARVTLTPDVIMHVLRLQRRQTMAYTERRYSRADIESDEEDEGYGFSDGDTSSGEGSIGNSPECKIS; this is translated from the exons ATGAAGGTTCGTTATGGTGGAATTCAAGGTGGGTTTGCAGAGATTTGCAGGAGAGAGATGGGCTTCACTAAGCCCAGATGCTTCGCTCGCAGATTCTGTGCTTCTGAG GTCCTTGTAAAGCAAATAAATCTTTACTGCAAGTTAAGTGGTCATGAAGGTTGTGTAAATGACGTGGATTTCAGCTCTACTGGTGATCTCCTTGTATCGGGTTCTGATGACAAACAAGTTATATTTTGGAATTGGGAAACTAAAACTAAACAGTTTTCATATCCTTCTGGCCACTTGGACAACATATTCCAGACCAGAATTATACCATTCACTGATGATCGGAAAATAGTGACTTCTTCCTCTGATGGCCAG GTAAGGCTTGGCCAGGTCTTGGAGGATGGCCGGGTTGATACGAAAATGTTGGGAATGCACCAAGGCCGTGTGCACAAGCTTGCTCTGGAGCCTGGAAGTCCACACATATTATATAGCTGTGGTGAAGACAGTTTTGTTCAACAT TTTGATTTGCGAAGTAGTTCTGCTACAAAACTTTTCTGTTGCTCCTCATTGACAGAAAATAGTAAGCGGCCTCCAAAGAACATAAAGTTGAATGCCATTGTAATTGACCCAAGAAATTCGAATTACATTGCTGTTGGAGGATCTGATGAATATGCACGTGTTTATGACTTGAGAAAATGCCAATTGAATGCATCAAGTAATCTAGATAGACCTGTGAACAAATTTTGCCCCCGTCACCTGattgcgaccaacaactttcACATCACAGGGTTGTCTTATTCTAATACAAGTGAACTTCTTGTCTCGTACAATGATGAACTCATTTATCTATTTCAAAAGTACATGGGGTTGGGCCCCTCATCATCGTCTGCCCCAACTGAAGATCTATTGAAAAATGAAGAGCCACAGGTTTACTTGGGCCATAGAAATTCGAAGACAGTTAAAGGAGTGAGTTTTTTTGGCCCCAATGATGAATATGTCTTGAGTGGGTCTGATTGTGGCCATATATTTATTTGGAAGAAGAAGGGAGCTAAATTAGTGCGTTTAATGGTAGGTGATCGCCATGTTGTAAATCATCTTGCGCCCCATCCCCATATTCCTATTCTTGCTACTTGTGGGATAGAAAAGAGTGTAAAGCTCTGGGCTCCTATATCAAGTGATGCTCCTCCAATGCCTGCCAATGCTGAAGAG ATTATGGAGTCTAATAGACAAGGCAGGGAAGACCATGCAAGGGTAACTCTTACCCCAGATGTTATCATGCATGTCTTGCGCCTGCAGAGGCGACAGACGATGGCATACACTGAAAGGAGATACAGCAGAGCTGATATTGAGagtgatgaagaagatgaaggatATGGATTCTCAGATGGTGATACATCTTCTGGAGAGGGTTCAATAGGAAATTCCCCTGAGTGCAAGATTAGCTAG